In Spiroplasma clarkii, the DNA window GGTGATAATATTTAAAACATGGGTGTTTTTCATTTCTTTGACTTCAACTTTTTTTGTCTTTCTATTTCTTATGACTCCATACATTATCAGTGCATAGACTGTAAAGGCATATAAAATCCCTGTATCTGCAGAATAATCTGCAACTAAGAAATAGTCCGTGCTATCTATTAATAATGAAGTTGTTACAAAAGTAACAATCACAACATCAGTAATAATAACACTGATTCAAGTGGCATTTTTTCATTTAATTTTTTCATCAAAACTTCTTTTGTATAAGTATTTTTCATCATATGATGCTTGGACAATTTTTGGATATAAAGTTGTATAAGCATTAATTGTTGTTAGCAGTGTTAAAGTGATAATCAAGTTAAAGGCTAGTGAAAACCCTGGACTTGCTTTATCAAACATTGTTAAAACGTTACCATTTGGTGAAACTAAGAAAATTGAAACAGTAACAATTAAGTAGAATACTGCTACAGAAATTACACCAGTTAACATTGCTGGTGAAACTACTTTTTTATGTTCAATGTCATGTTGGATATTGATTGAATCCAAGAAACCATCAAAAGCAAACAAGATTGGAATTAAACAAGCAAAGATGCTGTTAAATTTAAAACCACCTTGGTTTGTAAAAGTATTATTTTCAACATTTCCAGTTGCATATAATGTAATTCCACCTCCAATTACAATAATTAAAGGTACAAATTTTAAAATTGAAAAAATAATTTGAATTCATTTTCCTGAATCTTTATAAATTGAATTAATTGCTTGGAAAGTTACTAAGGTAACTGCCCCTAATATAAGTTCTACCACAATTCTCACATCATTTCCGCCAATTGCTTCACTTAATCCTTTACCTGATGCCAACATAAAAGCATCAATTGCACTAAATAGTGAATTAATTGTAAATAATGCTCCAATGATTGTTAAAAGTGGTGTGTAAATTACAATAAAGAAGATTGAGAATAATGAACCTCATTTTCTTCCTAAAAACTGAGCTCCTAAAACTCCCATTGAGTTATAGTCATCTTTTTTTGCTGCACTTGATGCTTCAAGAAATGTAAACATCATCATACATGCAAAGATCCCTACAAAAACTCAAACTGCCATAGCCACTCAAGGATTGTCATTGGCTCTTGCTAAAACTCCATTATCTCCAGAGTTTTTTAAATAAATTCCTGATCCAACCACTATTCCAAAGGTCATTGAAAAAATGGTTAGAAATTCAAAGGTCTTGTTCTTAACCTTATTCTTTTTATTAACATTTATCATTTTGATATATTTTAGACCGTGTTATATTTCTTCTTCAAATGGAATAATAACATCTGAATATCTGCAGGATTGACACCTGTGATTCTAGATGCTTGCCCAATTGAAGTGGGTC includes these proteins:
- a CDS encoding amino acid permease; the encoded protein is MINVNKKNKVKNKTFEFLTIFSMTFGIVVGSGIYLKNSGDNGVLARANDNPWVAMAVWVFVGIFACMMMFTFLEASSAAKKDDYNSMGVLGAQFLGRKWGSLFSIFFIVIYTPLLTIIGALFTINSLFSAIDAFMLASGKGLSEAIGGNDVRIVVELILGAVTLVTFQAINSIYKDSGKWIQIIFSILKFVPLIIVIGGGITLYATGNVENNTFTNQGGFKFNSIFACLIPILFAFDGFLDSINIQHDIEHKKVVSPAMLTGVISVAVFYLIVTVSIFLVSPNGNVLTMFDKASPGFSLAFNLIITLTLLTTINAYTTLYPKIVQASYDEKYLYKRSFDEKIKWKNATWISVIITDVVIVTFVTTSLLIDSTDYFLVADYSADTGILYAFTVYALIMYGVIRNRKTKKVEVKEMKNTHVLNIITLVILVFMIGYMHYISIIDSIIVYAKEGDPSNLVVPVMWFGFAIIMGFAFLINENLMLSWKLKQLTSKPDQKLAKVK